In Thermotomaculum hydrothermale, a single genomic region encodes these proteins:
- a CDS encoding ArsR/SmtB family transcription factor, producing MGSKKTKAEEMAKVMKALGHPSRALIVLELGDGPRCVCDLTELVGADISTVSKHLSILKKVGIVESEKKGLMVFYQLKSPCILNFYSCVHKVATNNKESHQIEKISSVNNVEDF from the coding sequence ATGGGTTCTAAAAAAACAAAGGCAGAAGAAATGGCAAAAGTAATGAAGGCATTAGGTCATCCAAGCAGGGCTCTTATTGTTTTAGAGTTAGGAGATGGGCCTCGGTGTGTTTGTGATTTAACTGAGTTGGTTGGGGCAGATATTTCAACCGTTTCAAAGCATCTTTCTATTTTAAAGAAAGTTGGAATTGTGGAGTCTGAGAAAAAGGGTTTAATGGTTTTCTACCAGTTAAAAAGTCCATGTATTTTAAATTTTTATTCGTGTGTTCATAAGGTTGCCACTAATAATAAAGAAAGTCACCAGATAGAAAAAATATCATCAGTGAATAATGTGGAGGATTTTTAA